In the genome of Flavobacteriales bacterium, one region contains:
- a CDS encoding DUF21 domain-containing protein has protein sequence MLTSIALILILLICSALISSAEIAYFSLSASDMKTLDDSKSKMQQIVLQLIITPKKLLATI, from the coding sequence ATGCTTACTAGTATAGCATTAATTCTTATTCTTCTCATTTGCTCTGCATTGATCTCTAGTGCAGAAATAGCGTATTTTTCATTATCGGCTTCTGACATGAAAACGCTGGATGATTCGAAAAGCAAAATGCAACAAATCGTTCTTCAACTTATAATAACCCCTAAAAAATTACTGGCTACTATTTT